A region from the Triticum aestivum cultivar Chinese Spring chromosome 3D, IWGSC CS RefSeq v2.1, whole genome shotgun sequence genome encodes:
- the LOC123073799 gene encoding putative receptor-like protein kinase At4g00960: protein MATTGVVILLLLLLAPTPYLAAADFCDNVKAAGAALSRNASSSPVQFATATIGQAPDVVYALALCLGDVLDSSACGACIADWFATVNQTQCDKAGFSYRDCIVVYGAGADILAAPSNATGASGDNTPPFQDWNIRNVTADDAPRIVNLTFELLAKTAAMAATATPKLYATGVMDMKTVGTYPNVYSQVQCTPDLSADDCSACLRRLLSMVNSTMALRMGGRMGVTRCFFRYEAFPLYGARPMLSLPSSPPGPAPTTRTKRRSMLWVIPVAVVSFVTAAAFLFFICYRRRLKRQRKGTYAIFQGSRRARSLEWQGKNSDFSLFEFEHLLEATRNFSEESKLGQGGFGAVYKGQLPGGSEIAVKRLASHSGQGFMEFKNEVQLIAKLQHMNLVRLLGCCSQEEEKILVYEYLPNKSLDFFIFDENKRALLDWTKLAAIIEGVANGLLYLHKHSRLLVIHRDLKPSNILLDSEMNPKISDFGLAKIFSSNDTEGDITRRVVGTYGYMAPEYASKGNFSIKSDVFSFGVVILEILSGKRNSGTQQCGGFINLLGYAWQLWEEGKWIDLVDASLVSESHSTKIMRCINIALLCVQENAVDRPTMGDIMSMLSNENLILAEPKQPAYINVRVGNEETSTAPESYSINDVSISITSPR, encoded by the exons ATGGCGACCACCGGCGTCGTCATCCTCCTGCTCCTCCTACTCGCGCCGACACCGTATCTGGCAGCTGCCGACTTCTGCGACAACGTCAAGGCCGCGGGCGCGGCGCTCTCCCGGAACGCCTCCTCTTCCCCGGTGCAGTTCGCCACGGCCACCATCGGCCAGGCCCCTGACGTGGTCTACGCGCTCGCGCTCTGCCTCGGCGACGTCCTCGACAGCTCCGCCTGTGGCGCCTGCATCGCCGACTGGTTCGCCACCGTGAACCAGACGCAGTGCGACAAGGCGGGCTTCAGCTACCGCGACTGCATCGTCGTGTACGGCGCCGGCGCCGACATCCTGGCGGCGCCCTCGAACGCCACGGGGGCATCTGGCGACAACACGCCGCCCTTCCAGGACTGGAACATCAGGAACGTCACCGCCGACGACGCCCCCCGCATCGTCAACCTCACCTTCGAGCTGCTGGCGAAGACCGCGGCGATGGCGGCCACCGCGACGCCCAAGCTGTACGCCACCGGCGTCATGGACATGAAAACAGTGGGAACCTACCCCAACGTGTATTCCCAGGTGCAGTGCACGCCGGACCTGTCCGCCGACGACTGCTCGGCGTGCCTGCGCCGCCTCCTCAGCATGGTCAACTCCACCATGGCCCTGCGCATGGGTGGGCGGATGGGTGTCACGCGGTGCTTTTTCAGGTACGAGGCGTTTCCTTTGTACGGCGCCCGGCCCATGCTAAGCCTGCCGTCGTCGCCGCCGGGGCCGGCTCCGACGACTCGGACCAAACGCAGGAGCATGCTGTGGGTGATTCCCGTAGCTGTAGTTTCCTTTGTAACGGCAGCAGCGTTTCTCTTCTTCATCTGTTACCGTCGACGGCTAAAaaggcaaagaaaaggtacatatgctaTTTT TCAAGGATCGAGACGTGCTCGCAGTTTGGAGTGGCAAGGGAAAAATTCGGATTTCTCTTTGTTTGAGTTTGAACATCTACTGGAGGCCACAAGAAATTTTTCAGAAGAAAGCAAACTTGGGCAAGGTGGCTTCGGCGCTGTCTACAAG GGCCAGCTTCCAGGTGGGTCGGAGATAGCGGTTAAGAGACTTGCTTCACATTCAGGACAGGGTTTCATGGAGTTCAAAAATGAAGTCCAGCTCATAGCCAAACTCCAACACATGAATTTGGTTAGACTCTTGGGATGTTGCTCTCAAGAAGAGGAGAAAATACTGGTCTATGAATACTTGCCAAACAAAAGCTTGGATTTCTTCATCTTTG ATGAGAATAAAAGAGCTTTGCTGGATTGGACAAAACTTGCAGCAATAATTGAAGGGGTAGCAAATGGACTTCTCTACTTACATAAGCATTCTCGGTTGCTTGTCATACATCGAGATCTTAAACCAAGCAACATTCTCTTGGACAGTGAAATGAAtccaaaaatttcagattttgggCTAGCAAAAATATTCAGCTCAAATGACACCGAAGGAGACATTACAAGAAGAGTGGTTGGCACATA TGGCTACATGGCCCCTGAGTATGCTTCGAAAGGAAACTTCTCTATTAAATCCGATGTCTTCAGCTTCGGTGTTGTCATTCTTGAGATCCTAAGCGGGAAACGGAATTCTGGTACCCAACAATGTGGAGGTTTCATCAATCTGCTTGGATAT GCATGGCAATTATGGGAAGAGGGAAAGTGGATTGACCTTGTTGATGCATCATTGGTTTCTGAGAGTCACTCAACAAAGATAATGAGGTGCATTAACATAGCATTGTTGTGCGTACAAGAGAATGCAGTTGATCGACCAACCATGGGAGATATTATGTCAATGCTAAGCAATGAGAATCTGATCTTGGCTGAGCCTAAGCAGCCAGCATATATCAATGTAAGAGTAGGAAATGAAGAGACGTCCACTGCTCCTGAGTCATATAGTATCAATGATGTGAGCATATCAATCACAAGTCCTAGGTAG